In Lachnospiraceae bacterium, one DNA window encodes the following:
- a CDS encoding tyrosine recombinase, which yields MIDEINSFITYLQEVKHTAKNTEVSYHRDLVQMAGFMEKMGITHVEKVTKTSLNSYILYLEKEGKAASTISRELASIKAFFNYLFKERKINRDPAEFLRAPKIERRIPVILTKEEIQALLAQPGNASVKEMRDKAMLELLYATGVRVSELISLKLEDVNMQIGYITCHDGTRERMIPFGKGAKQALRVYLDEARGSLLKGRTCEWLFTNCNGQPMSRQGFWKLIKFYGEKAGIKTDITPHTLRHSFAAHLMVGGADIHAVQAMLGHGDTGASQMYAVYSAATAARSGR from the coding sequence ATGATAGATGAGATAAACAGCTTCATAACCTATCTTCAGGAAGTGAAGCATACAGCGAAAAATACGGAAGTGTCTTATCACCGGGATCTGGTCCAGATGGCGGGATTTATGGAGAAAATGGGGATCACCCATGTGGAGAAGGTGACAAAGACCAGTTTAAATTCTTACATCCTTTATCTGGAAAAAGAAGGAAAAGCAGCATCCACCATTTCCAGGGAACTGGCTTCCATTAAGGCATTTTTTAACTATCTTTTCAAAGAGAGAAAAATAAACAGGGATCCGGCAGAATTTTTACGGGCACCGAAGATTGAACGCAGGATACCGGTAATACTGACAAAAGAGGAAATACAGGCCCTTTTAGCCCAGCCGGGAAATGCGTCAGTTAAAGAAATGCGTGATAAAGCCATGCTGGAATTGTTGTATGCAACGGGAGTCCGTGTATCCGAACTGATCAGCCTGAAATTAGAAGATGTGAATATGCAGATCGGATATATTACCTGTCATGACGGCACCAGGGAGCGGATGATCCCTTTTGGAAAAGGGGCAAAACAGGCGCTGAGGGTCTATTTGGATGAGGCTAGGGGTTCTCTTTTAAAGGGGCGGACCTGTGAATGGCTGTTTACCAACTGCAACGGTCAGCCTATGAGCCGTCAGGGTTTCTGGAAGCTGATCAAATTTTACGGGGAAAAAGCGGGGATCAAGACAGATATCACACCTCATACCCTGCGCCATTCCTTTGCGGCCCACCTTATGGTTGGCGGCGCGGATATCCATGCAGTCCAGGCCATGTTAGGGCATGGAGATACCGGCGCCTCCCAGATGTACGCAGTATATTCAGCGGCTACAGCTGCCCGGTCAGGTAGGTAA
- a CDS encoding ribonuclease H-like domain-containing protein, translating into MITIKHPIDFPDTYPLDRIGPLKDILFFDIETTGFSGETSQLYLIGCTYFDGFGWKLIQWFADTRQAEKELLDSFFEFLKRFKILIHFNGDRFDIPYLLKCCERLGLDYNFNDLASIDIFKKIKPYRKLLKLENMKQKSIEQFLGVHREDKYNGGQLIEVYRDYLHTHEKSLFDLLILHNTDDLRGMPSILPILNYADLFESDFTLCSHKLYSYTDEAGYSHPFVNLLWESPYSIPIPLEYTLNPLNLELHDSYLACNLNLYEGTLKYFYPDYQNYYYLPLEDTAIHKSIGEYVDRSARKKATAKNCYCKKEGLFLPQFSSLWEPSFKEDHKSSFSYILYDDETLWADREKNSHYAHDIFTYLTGQL; encoded by the coding sequence ATGATCACCATTAAACATCCCATTGACTTTCCAGACACCTATCCCTTAGACCGCATCGGGCCCTTAAAAGATATTTTATTTTTTGATATAGAGACCACCGGTTTTTCCGGTGAAACTTCCCAGCTTTATCTCATTGGATGTACCTATTTTGACGGCTTTGGCTGGAAGCTGATCCAGTGGTTTGCTGATACCAGACAGGCAGAAAAAGAGCTTTTAGACTCCTTTTTTGAATTTTTAAAACGATTTAAGATCCTGATCCATTTTAATGGAGACCGTTTTGATATCCCCTATCTTTTAAAATGCTGTGAACGTCTGGGCCTTGACTACAATTTTAATGACCTGGCCAGTATTGATATTTTCAAGAAAATAAAGCCTTACAGAAAGCTGTTAAAACTGGAAAATATGAAACAAAAGTCCATTGAACAGTTTTTAGGGGTACATAGGGAGGATAAATACAATGGCGGACAGCTGATCGAAGTCTACCGCGACTATCTGCATACCCACGAAAAATCCCTCTTTGACCTGCTGATACTGCACAATACAGATGACCTGCGTGGAATGCCTTCTATCCTTCCCATCTTAAATTATGCAGACCTGTTTGAGTCGGATTTTACCCTTTGCAGCCACAAACTGTATTCCTACACAGATGAAGCCGGATATTCCCACCCTTTTGTCAATCTTTTATGGGAAAGTCCCTACAGTATTCCCATTCCCCTGGAATACACCTTAAATCCATTAAACCTGGAACTTCATGACAGCTATCTTGCCTGCAATTTAAACCTGTATGAAGGCACCTTGAAATATTTTTATCCGGATTATCAGAATTATTATTATCTGCCTTTGGAAGATACAGCGATCCATAAAAGCATTGGGGAATATGTAGACCGTTCTGCCCGGAAAAAAGCTACTGCCAAAAACTGTTACTGCAAAAAAGAGGGCTTGTTCTTACCTCAGTTCAGTTCTTTGTGGGAACCATCTTTTAAGGAAGATCATAAGTCCTCTTTCTCCTATATTCTTTATGATGATGAAACCTTATGGGCAGATCGTGAGAAAAACTCTCACTATGCTCATGATATTTTTACCTACCTGACCGGGCAGCTGTAG
- the ruvA gene encoding Holliday junction branch migration protein RuvA yields MISYIKGALGAVEDDVIVVETGGIGLAVHVPLSLLEELPPLGEEVTVYTYFQVREDAMTLYGFLHRQDREMFKQLLGVNGIGPKGALGILSVMRPDDLRIAIVGGDAKAISRAPGIGAKTAQRLILDLKDKVDLEEVMMASFGGGKEAASDTGTGASVAGMAASAKEAVAALIALGYTNMEASRAVKKVEITENMSVEDILKASLKHLSFL; encoded by the coding sequence ATGATTTCATATATAAAAGGAGCCCTTGGGGCAGTAGAAGATGATGTGATCGTAGTAGAGACAGGAGGCATCGGTCTGGCAGTCCATGTACCTCTTTCTCTTTTAGAAGAACTTCCGCCATTAGGGGAAGAGGTGACTGTTTATACCTATTTCCAGGTGCGGGAAGATGCTATGACTTTATATGGTTTTTTGCACAGACAGGACAGGGAAATGTTTAAACAGCTGCTAGGGGTGAATGGGATCGGTCCCAAAGGAGCCCTTGGCATCCTTTCAGTCATGCGGCCGGATGATCTGCGTATCGCCATTGTCGGCGGGGATGCCAAAGCCATTTCCAGGGCACCGGGGATCGGGGCAAAGACTGCCCAGAGACTGATCTTAGATCTTAAGGATAAGGTAGATTTAGAAGAAGTGATGATGGCTTCCTTTGGAGGCGGAAAGGAAGCTGCTTCCGATACAGGTACAGGTGCATCTGTGGCAGGTATGGCGGCATCGGCAAAAGAGGCAGTGGCAGCGTTAATAGCTCTCGGCTACACCAATATGGAAGCTTCCAGGGCAGTAAAGAAAGTGGAGATCACAGAAAATATGAGCGTAGAGGATATTTTAAAGGCTTCGCTGAAGCATTTGAGTTTTCTGTGA
- the ruvB gene encoding Holliday junction branch migration DNA helicase RuvB, which produces MERRIITTEATEEDVRIETTLRPQCLSDYVGQEKIKSTLKIYIEAAKSRGEALDHVLFYGPPGLGKTTLSGIIANEMGSRLKVTSGPAIEKPGEMAAILNNLQEGDVLFVDEIHRLNRQVEEVLYPAMEDFAIDIMLGKESSARSIRLELPHFTLVGATTRAGLLSAPLRDRFGVVQRMEFYTPEELRTIILHSAAILGVEIEPEGAIELAKRSRGTPRLANRLLKRVRDFAQVKYDGVITKEVADFALDIMDVDKMGLDQNDRNILLMIIEKFSGGPVGLDTLAAALGEDAGTLEDVYEPYLLMNGLINRTPRGRMATENAYRHLGLEMK; this is translated from the coding sequence ATGGAACGGAGAATTATAACAACAGAGGCAACAGAAGAGGATGTGCGGATCGAGACTACCCTGCGTCCCCAGTGCCTCAGCGATTATGTGGGGCAGGAAAAGATCAAGTCTACCCTGAAAATATACATAGAAGCGGCAAAAAGCAGAGGGGAAGCCTTGGACCATGTGCTGTTTTATGGCCCGCCCGGGCTTGGAAAGACGACTCTTTCAGGCATCATTGCCAATGAGATGGGGAGCAGGCTGAAAGTGACCAGTGGACCGGCTATTGAAAAGCCGGGAGAAATGGCAGCTATTTTAAACAATCTTCAGGAGGGGGATGTCCTTTTCGTAGATGAGATCCACCGGTTAAACCGTCAGGTGGAAGAAGTCCTCTATCCGGCTATGGAAGATTTTGCCATTGATATCATGCTGGGAAAAGAGTCCAGTGCAAGGTCCATTCGTCTGGAACTGCCTCATTTTACACTGGTGGGGGCAACTACCAGGGCGGGACTGCTGTCAGCTCCTTTAAGAGACCGTTTTGGTGTAGTCCAGAGAATGGAATTTTATACACCTGAGGAGCTTCGCACGATTATCTTACATTCAGCAGCGATCCTGGGAGTGGAAATAGAACCGGAAGGAGCTATTGAACTGGCCAAGCGTTCCAGAGGAACCCCAAGACTGGCAAACCGCCTTTTAAAGAGGGTGCGGGATTTTGCCCAGGTAAAATATGATGGTGTGATCACAAAAGAAGTAGCAGATTTTGCACTGGATATTATGGATGTGGACAAAATGGGACTGGATCAGAATGACAGGAATATCCTTTTAATGATCATTGAAAAATTTTCCGGCGGTCCGGTGGGACTTGATACGTTAGCAGCAGCTTTGGGAGAAGATGCAGGAACTCTGGAAGACGTATATGAGCCTTATCTTTTAATGAACGGCCTGATCAACAGAACGCCCCGGGGAAGAATGGCTACGGAGAACGCATATCGTCATTTGGGCTTGGAAATGAAGTGA
- a CDS encoding cell division protein ZapA yields the protein MDTKNYTQVLIDGKIYTLGGTEDEAYLQKAASYVNEKIATMYAIPGFSKQSADYQQLMLLLNIADDYFKAKENADQMEEQKDRMEKETYSLKHELVSTQMKLDGVLRDLEERQHQLQELSAKLSKTERELRAVKKQAAQALASGNEEDEVEEDEVVDTVIEGNAPVNEPGFESVSEMAQTSDQAAVTEPAQENFVQTELPLQNSSFQAKISDRDLARKALQAARKAGSHRNGRR from the coding sequence ATGGATACAAAGAATTATACACAGGTTTTAATTGACGGGAAAATATATACTTTAGGCGGAACGGAAGATGAAGCATATCTTCAGAAAGCGGCCAGCTATGTAAATGAAAAAATAGCCACTATGTATGCAATCCCTGGTTTTAGCAAACAGAGCGCCGATTATCAGCAGCTGATGCTTTTATTAAACATCGCAGATGATTATTTTAAGGCAAAAGAAAATGCAGACCAGATGGAAGAACAGAAAGACAGGATGGAAAAAGAAACTTACAGCTTAAAACATGAGCTTGTAAGCACCCAGATGAAGTTAGATGGTGTGTTAAGGGATTTAGAAGAACGCCAGCACCAGCTTCAGGAGTTATCTGCAAAGCTTTCAAAGACAGAACGGGAATTAAGAGCTGTTAAAAAACAGGCGGCACAGGCTTTAGCTTCTGGGAATGAAGAAGATGAAGTTGAGGAAGATGAAGTGGTAGACACTGTGATCGAAGGAAATGCACCTGTAAATGAACCAGGCTTTGAATCTGTGAGCGAGATGGCACAGACTTCAGACCAGGCTGCTGTGACAGAACCGGCACAGGAAAATTTTGTTCAGACAGAACTTCCATTACAAAATTCTTCATTCCAGGCAAAAATTTCTGACAGGGATCTTGCCAGAAAAGCCCTTCAGGCAGCCAGAAAAGCCGGTTCTCACAGAAACGGACGCAGATAA
- a CDS encoding U32 family peptidase — protein sequence MNKRKAELLAPAGSFDSLKAAVAAGADAIYMGGSRFGARAYAQNAAGQEMVEAIRYAHLHGCRLYMTVNTLFKEKELEELRDYMKPYYEAGLDGVIVQDLGALQVMKQAFPGMELHASTQMTVTSVYSAKMLKEMGCCRVVPARELSLEEISRIYKETGMDIETFVHGALCYCYSGQCLMSSLIGGRSGNRGRCAQPCRLPYRVWEGGKAEGKSLNKENQKFVLSLKDLCTLDILPNILEAGVYSLKIEGRMKSPRYTAGVVRIYRKYLDMYEAYGRDEYYVDPEDKKELLDLFDRGGFTSGYYEKHNGKDMVALKEKPEFREGNQKLFDFLDENYVHKEKKELVSGKAVFEEGRPSVLELTRGDVMVKVEGQVCQSAQNQPATEEKVRKQLNKTGATSFNFEQLDIELKGNIFLPVQALNELRREGFEKLTEGILAKWERKAEAEETGKEKESAGAENTSELFAQTKRELSIAAQSASKKNHRSAFLTASLEEECQLEPALSCDAVKRIYIDADGFKPDQWGKVVKQCETKGKECFLTLPHIFRTHAMKFFSKNRKNLENAGFTGVLARALEEVSWLKEENIHIPFALDASVYAWNREAVHTLKKMGPEFITMPWELNSRELKAVTTACEKEDMADEMIIYGHAPMMVSAQCVVKTLKGCTAKREQLLMKDRTGAGLPLKAHCSFCYNTILNPLPLSLFGSEEAVKELNLTSLRLSFTREGKEETKKILEAFAASYKEGRIVAEPVKDFTRGHFRRGVE from the coding sequence ATGAATAAGAGAAAAGCAGAGCTTTTAGCACCGGCAGGTTCCTTTGACAGCTTAAAGGCTGCAGTGGCAGCAGGAGCAGATGCTATTTATATGGGTGGCAGCCGTTTTGGTGCCAGAGCGTATGCCCAGAATGCCGCAGGACAGGAAATGGTGGAAGCAATCCGGTATGCCCATCTTCATGGTTGTCGTTTGTATATGACGGTCAATACACTATTTAAGGAAAAAGAGCTGGAAGAGCTGCGGGACTATATGAAGCCTTATTACGAAGCTGGTCTGGACGGTGTTATCGTTCAGGATCTGGGGGCTCTTCAGGTGATGAAACAGGCATTTCCGGGAATGGAGCTTCATGCCAGTACACAGATGACCGTTACAAGCGTATACAGCGCGAAAATGTTAAAGGAAATGGGCTGCTGCCGGGTGGTTCCGGCCAGAGAACTTTCCTTAGAAGAAATCTCACGTATTTATAAAGAAACAGGGATGGATATTGAGACATTCGTTCACGGTGCCTTGTGCTACTGTTATTCCGGCCAATGCCTGATGAGCAGTCTTATTGGCGGCCGAAGCGGAAACAGAGGCCGTTGTGCCCAGCCATGCCGTCTGCCTTACCGGGTATGGGAAGGAGGCAAGGCAGAGGGAAAAAGCTTAAACAAGGAGAACCAGAAGTTTGTATTAAGTTTAAAAGATCTTTGTACTCTGGATATTTTGCCGAATATCTTAGAGGCTGGTGTTTATTCCTTAAAGATCGAAGGAAGGATGAAGAGCCCCAGATATACAGCCGGCGTAGTCCGTATTTACAGAAAATATCTGGATATGTATGAAGCATACGGAAGAGATGAATATTATGTAGATCCAGAAGATAAAAAAGAACTGCTGGATCTTTTTGACCGGGGCGGCTTTACCTCAGGCTATTATGAAAAGCACAATGGAAAGGATATGGTTGCCTTAAAGGAAAAGCCGGAGTTCCGTGAAGGAAACCAGAAATTATTTGATTTTCTGGATGAAAATTATGTACATAAAGAGAAAAAGGAGCTTGTTTCAGGAAAGGCTGTTTTTGAAGAGGGAAGACCATCTGTTCTGGAACTGACCAGGGGGGATGTAATGGTAAAAGTTGAAGGCCAGGTCTGCCAGAGCGCACAGAACCAGCCTGCAACAGAGGAAAAAGTGCGTAAGCAGTTAAATAAGACAGGTGCAACATCCTTTAATTTTGAACAGCTGGATATTGAATTAAAAGGAAATATCTTTCTGCCGGTACAGGCGTTAAATGAACTGCGAAGAGAAGGCTTTGAGAAGTTGACAGAAGGTATTCTGGCAAAATGGGAGAGAAAGGCAGAAGCTGAGGAGACGGGAAAAGAAAAGGAAAGTGCGGGCGCAGAAAACACATCAGAACTGTTTGCGCAGACAAAACGGGAACTGTCCATTGCAGCACAGTCCGCCTCCAAAAAAAATCACAGATCTGCTTTCCTCACAGCATCCCTTGAAGAAGAATGCCAGCTGGAACCTGCACTATCCTGCGATGCTGTAAAACGTATTTATATAGATGCAGATGGATTCAAACCAGATCAGTGGGGAAAGGTCGTAAAACAATGTGAGACAAAGGGGAAAGAATGTTTCCTGACACTTCCACACATTTTCCGCACCCACGCAATGAAGTTTTTCTCTAAAAACAGGAAAAATCTGGAAAATGCAGGCTTTACAGGTGTTCTGGCCCGCGCTTTGGAGGAAGTTTCCTGGCTAAAGGAAGAAAATATCCATATCCCATTTGCACTGGATGCTTCTGTTTATGCATGGAACCGGGAAGCGGTACACACATTAAAGAAAATGGGACCGGAATTTATTACCATGCCATGGGAATTGAACAGCAGAGAACTAAAAGCAGTGACGACGGCATGTGAAAAGGAAGATATGGCAGATGAAATGATCATTTATGGGCATGCTCCTATGATGGTTTCTGCCCAGTGTGTGGTAAAAACATTAAAAGGATGTACAGCCAAAAGGGAACAGCTTTTAATGAAGGACCGTACAGGAGCCGGACTGCCCTTAAAGGCACATTGCAGCTTCTGCTATAATACGATCTTAAATCCCCTTCCCTTATCTTTGTTTGGAAGTGAGGAAGCAGTGAAAGAGCTGAACCTGACTTCCCTGCGTCTTTCCTTTACAAGAGAAGGAAAAGAGGAGACGAAAAAGATACTGGAAGCTTTTGCTGCTTCTTATAAAGAGGGAAGGATCGTGGCAGAGCCAGTAAAAGATTTTACAAGAGGACATTTCAGACGGGGAGTAGAATAG
- a CDS encoding FtsW/RodA/SpoVE family cell cycle protein, which yields MTNLIVEVSKYLMILLMAIYTYANFRFFSFPDLERKRKVCARQNRAMFLLHFLAYLVMYLKTEDETLSRMLLVFYIGQVVFFLLYIYIYRFIYRNVSRLLVNNCCMLLACGFIMLTRLSLDKGLDKAFKQFVIVAAAAVVSWLVPFIMERFWQLYKFQWLYGGIGLAALLLVWVAGNESFGAQLSLTIGGISIQPSEFVKISFVFFVASMFYQSLEFKNICITTVVAALHVVILVLSKDLGSALIFFVSYVVMLFIATGNWLYLIAAGILGKGATSIAYALFDHVRRRFTAWKNPWADIDNTGYQITQSLFAIGTGGWFGMGLCQGMPNKIPVVEKDFIFAAISEEMGGIFAICVLLICLGCFIQFMMIATKMQAMFYKMLAVGLGMEYVVQVFLTVGGVTKFIPSTGVTLPFVSYGGSSIVTTFLLFSIIQGLYIIKRNDEEELEEMEAQEE from the coding sequence ATGACAAATCTGATCGTGGAAGTATCCAAATATCTTATGATATTGCTGATGGCCATTTATACTTATGCTAATTTTCGGTTCTTTTCTTTTCCGGATCTGGAACGGAAGAGAAAAGTATGCGCAAGGCAGAACCGGGCTATGTTTTTGCTGCATTTTCTGGCATATCTGGTGATGTATCTGAAAACAGAAGATGAAACACTGAGCCGGATGCTGCTGGTATTTTATATAGGCCAGGTGGTATTTTTCCTGCTGTACATTTATATTTACCGGTTTATTTACAGAAATGTATCAAGACTTCTGGTAAATAACTGCTGCATGTTATTAGCCTGCGGTTTTATCATGCTCACCAGATTGTCTTTAGATAAGGGATTGGATAAGGCTTTTAAGCAGTTTGTGATCGTGGCAGCGGCAGCGGTGGTTTCCTGGCTGGTTCCTTTTATCATGGAACGGTTCTGGCAGCTGTACAAATTCCAATGGCTTTATGGAGGGATCGGGCTGGCAGCCCTGCTTCTGGTATGGGTAGCAGGAAATGAAAGCTTTGGTGCCCAATTGTCACTGACTATTGGCGGGATATCCATTCAGCCCTCAGAATTCGTAAAGATCAGTTTTGTGTTTTTTGTGGCTTCCATGTTTTATCAGTCTCTGGAGTTTAAAAACATCTGTATCACTACGGTAGTGGCAGCACTTCATGTGGTGATCCTGGTGTTGTCAAAAGACCTGGGAAGTGCGTTGATCTTCTTTGTAAGCTATGTGGTCATGCTGTTTATTGCCACAGGAAACTGGCTGTACCTGATCGCAGCGGGGATTCTCGGAAAAGGGGCCACATCTATTGCATATGCTCTTTTTGATCATGTAAGGCGCAGATTTACAGCATGGAAAAATCCGTGGGCAGATATTGATAATACAGGCTATCAAATCACCCAGTCCCTTTTTGCTATTGGAACAGGGGGATGGTTTGGCATGGGATTGTGTCAGGGAATGCCAAATAAGATCCCGGTAGTAGAAAAGGATTTCATTTTCGCAGCAATATCTGAAGAAATGGGAGGTATTTTCGCTATCTGTGTTCTTCTTATCTGTCTGGGCTGTTTTATCCAATTTATGATGATCGCCACAAAAATGCAGGCTATGTTTTATAAGATGCTGGCAGTGGGACTGGGAATGGAATATGTGGTCCAGGTATTCCTTACAGTAGGCGGTGTGACCAAGTTTATCCCATCTACCGGTGTGACACTTCCTTTTGTAAGTTATGGAGGAAGTTCCATTGTAACTACATTCCTGTTATTCAGTATTATCCAGGGACTTTACATCATCAAACGCAATGATGAAGAAGAGCTGGAAGAAATGGAGGCACAGGAAGAATGA
- a CDS encoding penicillin-binding transpeptidase domain-containing protein codes for MKELKKSDPNSKVLSVTYVCVALFLALAVYMGYFLQVKSEDVINNPYNARLDSFSDRIVRGSILAADGTVLAETTTDDGGNETRVYNYGSVFDHAVGYSSKGKTGIEAMANFYLLSSHVNLVEQAGNELAGAKNLGDSVVTTLDMELQQAAYAALGDRRGAVIAMEPDTGKILAMVSKPGYDPNTLLQDWAALTDSSNNQGQLVNRVTAGLYPPGSTFKIVTALEYVREHPDDYKDFHFDCNGVYHNGDYSIKCFHSEAHGSQDFVKAFANSCNGAFSSLGLVLDLNRFHSTAEELLFNNPLPLSGYSYKESSFNMKEGAGTWEILQTSIGQGTTLITPLHNALITAAIANGGTLMKPYMLDRVVSVGGEEVKKFLPATGGILMTAAEAANLTELMRDVVVEGTGSSVRTDAYTVAAKTGTAEFETGKETHAWFTGFAPVESPKIVVTVLVEESGSGGKVAGPIARQLFDIYMSRES; via the coding sequence ATGAAAGAACTGAAAAAAAGTGATCCTAATTCCAAGGTTCTGTCGGTCACCTATGTATGTGTGGCTTTGTTTCTGGCACTGGCTGTTTACATGGGATATTTTCTTCAGGTGAAAAGCGAGGATGTGATCAATAATCCTTATAATGCAAGACTGGACAGTTTTTCAGACCGTATTGTAAGGGGCAGCATCCTGGCAGCAGACGGAACTGTACTGGCAGAAACTACTACAGATGATGGGGGAAATGAGACAAGAGTTTATAACTATGGCAGTGTGTTTGACCATGCAGTAGGCTATTCTTCTAAAGGGAAAACAGGAATTGAAGCCATGGCAAACTTTTATCTTTTAAGTTCTCACGTAAATCTGGTGGAACAGGCGGGAAATGAGCTGGCAGGTGCGAAAAACTTAGGCGACAGTGTGGTGACTACTCTGGATATGGAGCTGCAGCAGGCGGCTTATGCGGCTTTAGGGGACAGAAGAGGGGCGGTGATCGCCATGGAGCCGGATACAGGAAAAATCTTAGCAATGGTTTCAAAGCCGGGATACGATCCCAATACCCTTCTTCAGGACTGGGCGGCTCTCACAGATAGCTCTAATAACCAGGGACAGCTGGTAAATCGTGTAACTGCCGGTTTATATCCCCCTGGGTCTACATTTAAGATCGTGACAGCTCTTGAGTATGTGCGGGAACATCCGGATGACTACAAGGATTTTCATTTTGATTGCAATGGTGTTTACCACAATGGGGACTATTCTATTAAATGTTTCCACAGCGAAGCCCACGGAAGTCAGGATTTTGTGAAAGCCTTTGCTAATTCCTGTAATGGTGCATTTTCCAGTTTAGGACTGGTTTTGGATCTGAACCGTTTCCATTCCACAGCAGAGGAATTATTGTTTAATAATCCATTACCATTGTCCGGTTATTCTTATAAGGAAAGCTCTTTTAATATGAAAGAAGGAGCCGGAACCTGGGAGATTTTACAGACTTCCATTGGACAGGGAACCACACTGATCACACCTCTTCACAATGCCCTGATCACAGCGGCCATTGCTAATGGAGGAACGCTTATGAAGCCATATATGCTGGACCGGGTGGTCAGTGTAGGTGGTGAAGAGGTAAAAAAGTTTCTTCCAGCTACAGGCGGAATCCTTATGACAGCTGCTGAGGCGGCCAATCTTACAGAACTGATGCGTGATGTAGTAGTTGAAGGAACAGGTTCTTCTGTACGCACTGATGCCTATACGGTAGCAGCTAAAACAGGAACTGCTGAATTTGAAACAGGAAAAGAGACACACGCCTGGTTCACCGGCTTTGCACCAGTAGAATCACCGAAGATCGTTGTTACAGTCCTGGTGGAGGAATCTGGAAGCGGCGGTAAGGTAGCAGGGCCGATCGCAAGACAGCTGTTTGACATATATATGTCGAGAGAATCATAA
- a CDS encoding FAD binding domain-containing protein, translated as MFRADDYVKVSDLAEAYELCQKRSSLVVGGMVWMKMTHITKRTIVDLSGLGLDEIEEKEGEFSIGCMCSLHQLETHEGLNRYFDGIFRECTRNIVGVQMRNCATVGGSIFARFGFSDILTCLLALDAYVELYHEGTIPLSEFAARPVRRDQKDILVRIIIKKDGRKAAYTSQRNSRTDFPVIACCVSNLGNKWFVSVGARPAKAKTVIITEDDFDTLKEMAKQAADAFTYGDNVRASGAYRKTLATVYIRRLMEQIKGRSVGRV; from the coding sequence GTGTTCCGAGCAGATGATTATGTTAAGGTAAGTGATCTGGCAGAGGCTTATGAGCTTTGTCAGAAGCGAAGCAGTCTGGTAGTAGGCGGAATGGTATGGATGAAGATGACTCATATTACCAAGCGTACTATTGTGGATTTGTCCGGGCTTGGACTGGATGAAATTGAAGAAAAGGAAGGAGAGTTTTCTATTGGCTGTATGTGCAGTTTACATCAGTTAGAGACTCATGAGGGGCTGAACCGGTATTTTGATGGGATTTTCAGGGAATGTACCAGAAATATCGTTGGTGTTCAGATGAGAAACTGTGCAACTGTAGGAGGCAGTATTTTTGCCCGCTTTGGGTTTTCTGATATACTGACCTGCCTGCTGGCTCTTGATGCTTATGTAGAACTGTATCATGAGGGAACTATTCCGCTTTCTGAATTTGCAGCCAGACCTGTACGAAGAGATCAGAAGGATATCCTGGTTCGTATTATTATAAAGAAAGACGGAAGAAAGGCTGCTTATACCAGCCAGCGCAATTCCCGTACCGATTTTCCGGTGATCGCCTGCTGCGTTTCCAATCTTGGAAATAAATGGTTTGTGTCTGTTGGTGCAAGACCTGCAAAGGCAAAGACAGTGATCATTACAGAGGATGATTTTGATACCTTAAAAGAAATGGCAAAACAGGCGGCAGATGCCTTTACTTATGGTGACAATGTGCGTGCCAGCGGTGCTTATAGAAAGACTCTGGCAACAGTATATATCCGCCGTCTTATGGAGCAGATCAAAGGAAGGAGCGTGGGCAGAGTATGA
- a CDS encoding (2Fe-2S)-binding protein, whose amino-acid sequence MRLSFRLNGKQIETDVKPDMLLLDLVRELGCYSVKRGCETANCGLCTVWLDGKPVLSCSTLAIRADGRHVTTLEGLQKEAEEFGMFLAREGGEQCGFCNPGFIMNVLAMEKELKNPDEEDIKEYLSGNLCRCSGYMSQLRAVKKYLDMKQSGKEA is encoded by the coding sequence ATGAGACTTTCATTTCGTTTAAATGGAAAACAGATAGAGACAGATGTAAAGCCAGATATGCTGTTATTAGACCTGGTACGTGAGCTGGGCTGTTATAGTGTAAAAAGAGGCTGTGAGACAGCAAACTGTGGTCTTTGTACTGTATGGCTGGATGGAAAGCCGGTTCTGTCATGTTCCACACTTGCCATTCGTGCAGATGGTCGTCATGTGACTACGCTGGAAGGTCTGCAGAAAGAGGCAGAAGAATTTGGAATGTTTTTAGCAAGAGAAGGCGGAGAGCAGTGCGGTTTCTGTAATCCGGGCTTTATTATGAATGTTCTTGCTATGGAAAAAGAATTAAAAAATCCGGATGAAGAAGATATCAAAGAATATCTTTCTGGAAATTTATGCCGTTGCAGCGGATACATGTCCCAGCTTAGGGCTGTAAAAAAATATCTGGATATGAAGCAGAGCGGAAAGGAGGCATAA